From a region of the Fimbriimonadaceae bacterium genome:
- a CDS encoding carboxypeptidase regulatory-like domain-containing protein: MPKPDRRAATFALVLAVALVSALTAFGVNKEIPVTPVSGTVTMFENKKPLPKAFVTFSPEWQDGDEARHRDYTVRTDENGKFKFRRLPTGNYNVWVRGTAHDVQQRMVAVVEGKANRLDFEAVPRDPQIQIALSTPVFLPDEPIKIKSSGYLTERSIKLTVWRIEPERIRDSRNLTAVLTGVTRNRNPKDPATVADGPVVHQSEGQPQMIDLEGAFTTDLTVPKLPRGVYRALASSKGANRYFWFTVTDLGLVTKTGDKKATTWAVGLRDGKPRPNVKIDLVTAGGVRPAGTTDANGLVTVDVPVGHDDNTRQAMLMASDGENRAYTWWNRYNEHDSDVAWTVTDRPVYRAGDTVFFKTFIRHPVGAQFGPASLKSVNVELRGPDGDTVATMNRQVAADGRIDGSFKIEAESPTGSYEISLTSGDWSDSHFFPVAQYRKPEYDIKVSPAVKAAYRGDTVPVTVQVNTYTGEPAVSAKVQVQVYRKEVYWEGDEGGFGDTDYAEFVKTEDLTTDAQGRATVNVSTSRPVAQKTTGWSPPDAGTERYEVKVDVTGTGDRYYSGSGSFNVYQGDLDLQAEADNYAANSGQPFRIRVTATGRKSGSPATGTVAVALTRLNYERTDQEAEEGEPAREVRTNYAVVTGQLDARGQGVLDVVPDKPGDYEAVVSIKDSHGRTVESVVSFWVPGDHSAANVDYLNVTLDKHVYHVTDRPTAVVRSDAPGVPVLVTVETDEVTWTKVVPMPSDSAEVKLPGLAATPSGASVSVCRVSNKDMQSVEAQIRIGARGKRLKVQVAADKAKAKPGDDVGYTISTTDESGRPVSADLAFSVVDEAVYAIREDANDPLQTFYPERYSSVQTTWSFPSIYFDGGDKSPADVKVRRDFKDTAFWSADLRTGPDGTARVHVRLPDNLTEWRATVCAVTADAAVGKGKSAVVATQDLMARLSLPPFMVQSDVQQVSATLTNTTEKPLQVQVDLELQGAKSDGALRQVKQVGADSTEVLTWNLEAGNPGDAVVKLTATTASGPADAVEMKVPVHTNGRPSYWHAGGIVGGPGRPAEAGYVLEVPANATTGALDVRVAPGLAGTLLSHVDELVAYPYGCVEQTLSRMVPAVLTQRTLARAGYVDADLDTKVDEVLRRGFARLRDMRQYGGGWGWFRNDQPDPWVTAVALESFRVLKQEGVAVKEDWVNADIEWAVKYLATPPRDTYEARRRLQLAAALAGHTQRAGLLKAIDDVFKTGIDRDKKLGAESLAWTALAYSRLSRSEDANVASAAKAQLPPFLQRLEAAAPHSVAEGADYGTEETVAYALVAIEPDSALTSDVVYRLATPPVRSSMTDTWLLHRSVGTIAAYLARHPEQLGSGEAEVIVNGNAFARLALGRPSAVRVPLSGLAKGKNSVQVKVSGGATASYALDYKGMVFEPDAKPLALSSGFSITRTYHKMELGTSDGVRRLVPASQPSTTFQSGEVYRVRLTVRNSRTLRYVAIEDYVPSNARTVELDRTLDGNNDWGYWWCGADFRDDRTVYFSRELAPGEHVLEYAVRAESPGTCYAPPATAYPMYDPGMVVRTGTGILKVTPK; this comes from the coding sequence CCTGGACTTCGAGGCGGTTCCTCGCGACCCGCAGATCCAGATCGCCCTCTCCACCCCGGTCTTCCTGCCCGACGAACCGATCAAGATCAAATCCAGCGGCTACCTCACCGAGAGGTCGATCAAGCTGACCGTCTGGCGGATCGAACCCGAGCGTATCCGCGACTCGCGCAACTTGACCGCGGTGCTGACTGGCGTCACCCGGAACCGTAACCCGAAGGACCCCGCGACGGTGGCCGACGGACCAGTGGTGCACCAGAGCGAAGGTCAACCGCAAATGATCGACCTGGAGGGTGCGTTCACCACCGACCTCACCGTCCCCAAACTGCCCCGCGGCGTGTACCGTGCCCTCGCCTCTTCCAAAGGGGCAAACCGCTACTTCTGGTTCACCGTGACCGACCTGGGCCTGGTCACCAAGACCGGCGACAAGAAGGCGACCACCTGGGCCGTCGGCCTCCGCGACGGGAAACCTCGACCCAACGTCAAGATCGACCTGGTCACCGCCGGCGGTGTCCGACCTGCCGGCACCACCGACGCAAACGGCCTCGTCACCGTCGACGTCCCTGTCGGCCACGACGACAACACGCGCCAAGCGATGCTCATGGCCAGCGACGGTGAGAACCGGGCCTACACCTGGTGGAACCGCTACAACGAGCACGACAGCGACGTCGCTTGGACCGTCACGGACCGACCCGTCTACCGGGCTGGCGACACGGTCTTCTTCAAGACGTTTATCCGCCACCCGGTTGGGGCACAGTTTGGTCCGGCAAGCCTCAAGAGTGTCAATGTCGAGCTACGCGGCCCGGACGGTGACACCGTCGCGACCATGAACCGCCAAGTGGCGGCCGACGGGCGGATCGACGGCTCCTTCAAGATCGAGGCGGAGTCACCCACCGGCTCCTACGAGATCTCCTTGACGAGCGGCGACTGGTCGGACAGCCACTTCTTCCCGGTCGCCCAGTACCGCAAGCCTGAGTACGACATCAAGGTCAGCCCGGCCGTCAAAGCCGCCTACCGCGGCGACACCGTGCCGGTGACGGTCCAGGTCAACACCTACACGGGTGAGCCGGCCGTGTCGGCCAAGGTCCAGGTGCAGGTCTACCGCAAGGAGGTCTATTGGGAGGGTGACGAAGGCGGCTTTGGCGACACCGACTACGCCGAGTTCGTCAAGACCGAAGACCTGACTACCGACGCCCAAGGCCGGGCGACGGTCAACGTCTCCACATCTCGGCCGGTCGCCCAGAAAACGACGGGGTGGTCCCCTCCCGACGCCGGCACCGAGCGGTACGAGGTCAAAGTCGATGTCACCGGTACGGGCGACCGCTACTACTCGGGAAGCGGCAGCTTTAACGTCTACCAAGGTGACCTCGACCTTCAGGCCGAGGCTGACAACTACGCCGCCAACTCGGGCCAGCCATTCCGCATCCGCGTCACCGCCACGGGGCGTAAGTCCGGGTCCCCCGCCACGGGCACCGTCGCGGTCGCCTTGACCCGCCTGAACTACGAACGTACCGACCAGGAGGCCGAGGAAGGGGAACCTGCCCGCGAGGTGAGGACCAACTACGCCGTGGTGACCGGACAGTTGGACGCAAGGGGACAGGGCGTCCTTGACGTCGTCCCCGACAAGCCAGGTGACTACGAGGCGGTGGTCTCGATCAAAGACAGCCATGGCCGCACCGTCGAGTCCGTCGTCTCGTTCTGGGTGCCTGGCGACCATTCCGCCGCCAACGTCGATTACCTCAACGTCACCCTCGACAAGCACGTCTACCACGTCACCGACCGACCGACCGCGGTCGTCCGCTCTGACGCTCCCGGCGTTCCCGTGCTCGTCACCGTTGAAACGGACGAGGTGACCTGGACGAAGGTCGTGCCCATGCCATCGGACAGCGCGGAAGTGAAGTTGCCTGGGCTGGCCGCGACCCCTTCCGGCGCGAGTGTCTCGGTCTGCCGGGTCTCGAACAAGGACATGCAAAGCGTGGAGGCCCAGATCCGGATCGGAGCCCGTGGCAAACGGCTCAAAGTCCAGGTCGCGGCGGACAAGGCCAAAGCCAAGCCAGGCGACGACGTCGGCTACACGATCTCCACCACCGACGAGTCGGGCAGGCCCGTCTCAGCCGACCTGGCCTTCTCCGTCGTCGACGAGGCGGTGTACGCGATCCGTGAGGACGCCAACGACCCGCTCCAAACCTTCTACCCCGAGCGGTACTCGTCGGTCCAGACGACATGGTCGTTCCCCTCGATCTACTTCGACGGGGGCGACAAGAGCCCGGCCGACGTGAAGGTCAGGCGGGACTTCAAGGACACCGCCTTCTGGTCGGCGGACCTGCGTACCGGGCCCGACGGGACGGCAAGGGTCCACGTCCGCCTGCCCGACAACCTCACCGAGTGGAGGGCCACGGTCTGTGCCGTCACCGCCGACGCCGCCGTCGGCAAGGGCAAGTCGGCAGTCGTCGCGACCCAAGACCTCATGGCCAGGCTAAGCCTGCCGCCGTTCATGGTCCAATCCGACGTCCAGCAAGTCTCGGCGACCCTGACCAACACCACCGAAAAGCCTCTCCAGGTGCAAGTGGACCTGGAACTTCAGGGGGCCAAGTCGGACGGCGCCCTCCGTCAAGTCAAACAGGTCGGGGCCGACAGCACCGAGGTGCTGACATGGAACCTGGAAGCAGGAAACCCCGGCGACGCTGTCGTCAAGCTGACCGCCACGACCGCGTCGGGACCTGCCGACGCGGTGGAGATGAAGGTGCCGGTGCACACCAACGGACGACCTTCTTACTGGCATGCCGGCGGCATCGTCGGCGGCCCGGGCAGACCGGCCGAGGCAGGGTATGTCCTTGAGGTGCCCGCCAACGCCACGACGGGGGCCCTGGACGTCCGGGTCGCCCCGGGACTGGCCGGGACGCTCCTATCCCACGTTGACGAACTGGTCGCTTATCCGTACGGCTGCGTCGAGCAGACGCTGAGCCGGATGGTGCCCGCCGTCCTGACCCAACGCACCCTGGCACGGGCCGGGTATGTCGACGCCGACCTCGACACCAAGGTCGACGAGGTGCTGCGCCGTGGCTTCGCCCGGTTGCGCGACATGAGGCAGTACGGCGGTGGCTGGGGCTGGTTCCGCAACGACCAGCCTGACCCGTGGGTGACGGCGGTGGCCCTCGAGAGCTTCCGCGTCCTCAAGCAGGAAGGGGTCGCCGTCAAGGAAGACTGGGTGAACGCCGACATCGAGTGGGCGGTGAAGTACCTGGCCACCCCACCGCGCGACACCTACGAGGCACGCCGCCGGTTGCAATTGGCCGCCGCCTTGGCAGGCCATACCCAACGGGCCGGACTGCTCAAAGCGATCGACGACGTCTTCAAGACCGGCATCGACCGCGACAAGAAGCTGGGCGCGGAGTCGCTGGCTTGGACGGCCCTGGCCTATAGCCGTCTCAGTCGGTCGGAGGACGCCAACGTCGCATCGGCGGCGAAGGCACAGCTTCCTCCGTTCCTTCAGCGGCTCGAAGCGGCTGCACCCCACTCGGTGGCGGAGGGGGCCGACTACGGCACGGAAGAGACCGTCGCCTACGCTCTGGTCGCGATCGAGCCCGACTCCGCCCTGACGTCCGACGTCGTGTACCGGCTCGCCACGCCGCCCGTCCGGTCAAGCATGACCGACACCTGGCTGCTCCACCGGTCGGTGGGCACGATCGCGGCCTACCTGGCCCGCCACCCCGAACAGCTAGGTTCCGGGGAGGCCGAGGTCATCGTGAACGGAAATGCCTTTGCGCGGTTGGCTCTGGGCCGACCGTCGGCGGTGCGGGTTCCCCTCAGCGGCCTGGCCAAAGGTAAGAACAGCGTCCAAGTGAAGGTGTCCGGTGGTGCCACGGCGTCATACGCCCTTGACTACAAGGGCATGGTGTTCGAGCCGGACGCCAAACCCCTGGCCCTGTCGAGCGGGTTCTCGATCACGCGCACGTATCACAAGATGGAACTAGGCACGAGCGACGGCGTGCGAAGGCTCGTCCCCGCGTCACAGCCTTCGACGACATTCCAGTCTGGCGAGGTCTACCGGGTGCGGCTGACCGTCCGGAACTCCCGGACGCTCAGGTATGTGGCCATCGAGGACTACGTGCCCAGCAACGCCCGCACCGTCGAACTCGACCGGACTCTGGACGGCAACAACGACTGGGGTTACTGGTGGTGCGGGGCGGACTTCCGCGACGACCGGACCGTCTATTTCTCGCGAGAACTCGCCCCAGGCGAGCACGTCCTGGAGTACGCCGTGCGGGCGGAGTCGCCGGGAACTTGCTACGCTCCACCAGCGACGGCCTATCCCATGTATGACCCCGGCATGGTCGTGCGGACGGGCACGGGGATTCTCAAGGTGACCCCGAAATGA